A portion of the Streptomyces platensis genome contains these proteins:
- a CDS encoding WhiB family transcriptional regulator produces MADFSRLPGPNADLWDWQLLAACRGVDSSLFFHPEGERGAARSARETSAKEVCMRCPVRAECAAHALAVREPYGVWGGLTEDEREELMGRARHRLVPASSMTGHPGASGA; encoded by the coding sequence ATGGCAGATTTCTCCCGCCTCCCGGGCCCGAACGCAGACCTCTGGGACTGGCAGCTGCTGGCTGCCTGCCGTGGCGTGGACAGCTCGCTGTTCTTCCATCCCGAAGGTGAGCGCGGAGCGGCCCGCAGCGCGCGTGAGACATCGGCGAAGGAGGTCTGTATGCGCTGCCCGGTACGGGCCGAGTGCGCGGCGCATGCACTGGCCGTTCGTGAGCCGTACGGGGTGTGGGGCGGGCTGACGGAGGACGAGCGCGAGGAACTCATGGGCCGGGCCCGGCACCGGCTGGTCCCCGCCTCTTCCATGACCGGCCACCCGGGCGCCTCGGGCGCCTGA
- a CDS encoding LysR family transcriptional regulator, with amino-acid sequence MIEARHLRVLRAVARSGSFSAAARELGCTQPAVSQQMKALEQSAGTPLLVRAGREMRLTQAGEALVRHAVGILAGLTAAEEEIAAIAGLRAGRVRLVSFPSGSSTLVPTALATMRAAHPGTRVSLVEAEPPRSIEMLRNGDCEIALAFRYPEVRGADPAAGAEWDDLVVRPILADRLVGLVPAGHRLAKAGVARFAELADEPWIAGCPRCRRHLVEVCESAGFTPRIDFATDDYPAVIGLVGAGLGVAALPELTLASVRPKGATAVRLEPAVHREIVALTLPDLAQVPAVEATLDKLVDAAGR; translated from the coding sequence ATGATCGAGGCCCGTCACCTCCGTGTGCTGCGCGCCGTGGCCAGGAGCGGCTCGTTCTCCGCCGCCGCGCGCGAACTGGGCTGCACCCAGCCGGCCGTCAGCCAGCAGATGAAGGCGCTGGAACAGTCCGCCGGCACCCCGCTGCTGGTCCGCGCGGGCCGTGAGATGCGGCTGACCCAGGCGGGTGAGGCGCTCGTCCGGCACGCGGTCGGCATCCTGGCCGGGCTCACCGCCGCCGAGGAGGAGATCGCCGCCATCGCGGGCCTGCGCGCAGGACGGGTGCGGCTGGTGTCGTTCCCCTCCGGCAGCTCGACGCTGGTGCCGACGGCCCTGGCGACGATGCGCGCCGCGCATCCGGGCACCCGGGTCTCGCTGGTCGAGGCCGAGCCGCCGCGCTCGATCGAGATGCTGCGCAACGGTGACTGCGAGATCGCGCTGGCCTTCCGCTACCCCGAGGTGCGCGGTGCGGACCCGGCGGCCGGGGCGGAGTGGGACGACCTGGTGGTGCGCCCGATCCTGGCGGACCGGCTGGTCGGGCTGGTGCCGGCCGGCCACCGGCTGGCGAAGGCGGGCGTCGCGCGCTTCGCCGAGCTGGCCGACGAACCGTGGATCGCGGGCTGTCCCCGCTGCCGCAGGCATCTCGTGGAGGTCTGTGAGAGCGCGGGCTTCACCCCGCGGATCGACTTCGCGACGGACGACTATCCGGCGGTCATCGGCCTGGTCGGGGCCGGTCTGGGAGTCGCCGCGCTGCCGGAGCTCACCCTCGCGTCGGTGCGTCCCAAGGGGGCGACGGCGGTACGTCTGGAGCCTGCCGTCCACCGCGAGATCGTCGCGCTCACCCTGCCGGATCTGGCGCAGGTCCCCGCCGTCGAGGCGACGCTCGACAAGCTGGTGGACGCCGCGGGGCGCTGA
- the guaB gene encoding IMP dehydrogenase: protein MSDNVDGMPAKFAMLGLTYDDVLLLPGASEVLPNAVSTASRVSRNVTVNIPLLSAAMDKVTEARMAIAMARQGGAGVLHRNLSIEDQANQVDLVKRSESGMVTDPITVRPDASLADADALCAKFRISGVPVTDAAGKLLGIVTNRDMAFEMDRSRQVREVMTPMPLVTGKVGISGEDAIELLRRHKIEKLPLVDDAGVLKGLITVKDFVKAEKYPNAAKDAEGRLVVGAAVGVGGEAYERAQALVEAGADFLVIDSAHGHSRGILDMIAKVKSNISVDVVGGNVATRDGAQALIDAGADGIKVGVGPGSICTTRVVAGVGVPQVTAIYEAAQAANAAGVPLIGDGGLQFSGDIAKAIAAGADTVMLGSLLAGCEESPGEMVFINGKQFKSYRGMGSLGAMQSRGQARSFSKDRYFQDNVLSEDKLVPEGIEGQVPYRGPLGSVAHQLIGGLRASMGYVGSADISELKEKGRFVRITAAGLKESHPHDVQMVTEAPNYSRR from the coding sequence ATGAGTGACAACGTCGACGGTATGCCCGCCAAATTCGCCATGCTCGGGCTGACATACGACGACGTGCTGCTGCTGCCCGGTGCGTCGGAGGTGCTGCCGAACGCGGTGAGCACCGCGTCCCGGGTCTCGCGCAACGTCACGGTGAACATCCCGCTGCTGTCCGCGGCGATGGACAAGGTCACCGAGGCGCGGATGGCCATCGCCATGGCGCGGCAGGGCGGCGCGGGTGTGCTGCACCGCAATCTGTCCATCGAGGACCAGGCCAACCAGGTCGACCTGGTCAAGCGCTCCGAGTCCGGCATGGTCACCGACCCGATCACGGTCCGCCCGGACGCCTCGCTCGCCGATGCCGACGCGCTGTGCGCCAAGTTCCGCATCAGCGGGGTGCCGGTGACGGACGCCGCGGGCAAGCTGCTGGGCATCGTGACCAACCGCGACATGGCCTTCGAGATGGACCGCAGCCGTCAGGTCCGCGAGGTCATGACGCCGATGCCGCTGGTCACCGGCAAGGTCGGCATCTCCGGCGAGGACGCCATCGAGCTGCTGCGCCGCCACAAGATCGAGAAGCTGCCGCTGGTCGACGACGCGGGCGTGCTCAAGGGCCTGATCACCGTCAAGGACTTCGTCAAGGCGGAGAAGTACCCGAACGCCGCCAAGGACGCCGAGGGCCGGCTGGTCGTCGGTGCCGCGGTGGGCGTCGGCGGCGAGGCGTACGAGCGGGCGCAGGCGCTGGTCGAGGCCGGTGCCGACTTCCTCGTCATCGACAGCGCGCACGGCCACAGCCGCGGCATCCTCGACATGATCGCCAAGGTCAAGTCCAACATCAGCGTCGATGTCGTCGGCGGCAATGTCGCCACCCGCGACGGCGCCCAGGCGCTGATCGACGCGGGTGCCGACGGCATCAAGGTCGGTGTCGGCCCCGGCTCCATCTGCACCACCCGTGTGGTCGCCGGTGTCGGCGTGCCGCAGGTCACCGCGATCTACGAGGCCGCGCAGGCCGCGAACGCCGCGGGGGTGCCGCTGATCGGTGACGGCGGTCTCCAGTTCTCCGGTGACATCGCCAAGGCCATCGCGGCCGGTGCGGACACCGTGATGCTGGGCTCGCTGCTGGCCGGCTGCGAGGAGTCGCCCGGCGAGATGGTCTTCATCAACGGCAAGCAGTTCAAGTCGTACCGCGGCATGGGTTCGCTGGGCGCGATGCAGTCCCGCGGCCAGGCCCGCTCCTTCTCCAAGGACCGCTACTTCCAGGACAACGTGCTCTCCGAGGACAAGCTGGTCCCCGAGGGCATCGAGGGCCAGGTGCCCTACCGCGGCCCGCTCGGCTCGGTCGCCCACCAGCTCATCGGCGGTCTGCGCGCCTCCATGGGCTACGTCGGCTCCGCCGACATCTCCGAGCTCAAGGAGAAGGGCCGCTTCGTCCGGATCACCGCGGCGGGGCTGAAGGAGAGCCACCCGCACGACGTCCAGATGGTGACCGAGGCGCCCAACTACTCTCGTCGCTGA
- a CDS encoding nucleotide sugar dehydrogenase, giving the protein MPADLAVIGLGHLGLPLAQAATAAGIGTIGYDPDPPTAALSGADGPLTATELRRLLSAGFRTTTDPTALGRVRTAVLCTPTPLGEDRALDLTALADAARTLAAQLRPHTTVILESTAYPGTTEEFLRPLLEEGSGLTAGRDFHLACSPGRHDPGNRTHRYANTPKVIGGLTPACTEAAAAFYGRLTDKVVRARGPREAETAKLLETNYRHINIALMNEMAVFCHEIGVDLWDVIRCAETKPFGFQAFRPGPGVGGHAAPIDPHYLAYKGRAPGHPLRMVELAQEVNGRMPRYVIQRCAALLNEHGKSARGARILLLGVTYKPDIGDQAGSPSREIASRLMELGAHLTYHDPYVPQWNVLDRPVPRADSLYEAAAAADLTVLLQAHRTYDLQGLSVKAQLLLDTRGATPTGAAHRL; this is encoded by the coding sequence ATGCCCGCAGACCTCGCCGTCATCGGACTCGGTCACCTCGGCCTCCCACTCGCCCAGGCCGCCACCGCCGCCGGCATCGGCACCATCGGCTACGACCCCGACCCGCCCACCGCCGCACTCTCCGGCGCCGACGGGCCGCTGACCGCCACCGAACTCCGCCGGCTGCTCTCCGCCGGCTTCCGCACCACCACCGACCCCACCGCCCTCGGCCGGGTCCGCACCGCCGTCCTCTGCACGCCCACGCCGCTCGGCGAGGACCGCGCCCTGGACCTCACCGCCCTGGCCGACGCCGCCCGCACCCTGGCGGCACAACTGCGCCCGCACACCACGGTGATCCTCGAATCCACCGCCTACCCGGGCACCACCGAGGAATTCCTGCGCCCCCTCCTGGAGGAGGGCTCCGGCCTCACCGCCGGACGGGACTTCCACCTCGCCTGCTCCCCGGGCCGCCACGACCCCGGCAACCGCACCCACCGCTACGCCAACACCCCGAAGGTCATCGGCGGCCTCACCCCCGCCTGCACGGAAGCGGCCGCCGCCTTCTACGGCCGCCTCACCGACAAGGTCGTCCGCGCCCGCGGCCCCCGCGAGGCCGAGACCGCCAAGCTCCTGGAGACCAACTACCGCCACATCAACATCGCCCTGATGAACGAGATGGCGGTCTTCTGCCATGAGATCGGCGTCGACCTGTGGGACGTCATCCGCTGCGCCGAGACCAAACCGTTCGGCTTCCAGGCCTTCCGCCCCGGCCCCGGGGTGGGCGGTCACGCCGCGCCCATCGACCCCCACTACCTCGCGTACAAGGGCCGTGCCCCGGGCCACCCGCTCCGCATGGTGGAACTGGCCCAGGAGGTCAACGGCCGGATGCCGCGCTATGTCATCCAGCGCTGCGCCGCCCTCCTCAACGAGCACGGCAAATCCGCCCGCGGCGCGCGCATCCTGCTGCTCGGCGTCACCTACAAGCCGGACATCGGCGACCAGGCGGGCTCACCGTCCCGCGAGATCGCCTCCCGCCTGATGGAACTGGGCGCGCACCTCACGTACCACGACCCGTACGTCCCCCAGTGGAACGTGCTGGACCGGCCGGTGCCCAGGGCCGACTCGCTGTACGAGGCCGCCGCCGCCGCGGATCTGACGGTCCTGCTCCAGGCCCACCGCACCTACGACCTCCAGGGCCTGTCCGTGAAGGCGCAGCTGCTGCTGGACACCCGCGGGGCGACACCCACCGGCGCGGCCCACCGGTTGTGA
- a CDS encoding GuaB3 family IMP dehydrogenase-related protein — MTEIEIGRGKRGRRAYAFDDIAVVPSRRTRDPKEVSIAWQIDAYRFELPFLAAPMDSVVSPQTAIRIGELGGLGVLNLEGLWTRYEDPEPLLAEIAELDGPTATKRLQEIYAAPIKEELIGQRIKEVRDAGVVTAAALSPQRTAQFSKAVVDAGVDIFVIRGTTVSAEHVSSAAEPLNLKQFIYELDVPVIVGGCATYTAALHLMRTGAAGVLVGFGGGAAHTTRNVLGIQVPMATAVADVAAARRDYMDESGGRYVHVIADGGVGWSGDLPKAIACGADAVMMGSPLARATDAPGRGHHWGMEAVHEDVPRGKRMDLGAVGTTEEVLLGPSTVPDGSMNFFGALRRAMATTGYSELKEFQRVEVTVAPSQHDNR, encoded by the coding sequence GTGACTGAGATCGAGATCGGGCGCGGCAAGCGCGGCCGCCGGGCATATGCATTCGACGACATCGCCGTCGTACCCAGTCGCCGCACCCGCGACCCGAAGGAGGTCTCGATCGCCTGGCAGATCGACGCCTACCGTTTCGAGCTGCCGTTCCTGGCCGCTCCCATGGACTCGGTGGTCTCGCCGCAGACCGCGATCCGCATCGGTGAGCTGGGCGGCCTGGGCGTCCTCAACCTGGAGGGTCTCTGGACCCGGTACGAGGACCCGGAGCCGCTGCTCGCCGAGATCGCGGAGCTGGACGGCCCCACGGCCACCAAGCGGCTCCAGGAGATCTACGCCGCGCCGATCAAGGAAGAGCTGATCGGGCAGCGCATCAAGGAGGTGCGGGACGCCGGTGTGGTGACCGCCGCCGCGCTGTCGCCGCAGCGTACGGCGCAGTTCTCCAAGGCCGTCGTCGACGCGGGCGTGGACATCTTCGTGATCCGCGGCACCACCGTCTCCGCCGAGCATGTCTCCTCGGCGGCCGAGCCGCTGAACCTCAAGCAGTTCATCTACGAGCTGGACGTCCCGGTCATCGTCGGCGGCTGTGCCACGTACACCGCGGCGCTGCACCTGATGCGGACCGGCGCGGCCGGTGTGCTGGTCGGCTTCGGCGGCGGCGCCGCGCACACCACGCGGAACGTCCTCGGCATCCAGGTCCCGATGGCGACCGCGGTCGCCGATGTCGCGGCCGCGCGCCGTGACTACATGGACGAGTCCGGCGGCCGCTACGTCCACGTCATCGCCGACGGTGGCGTGGGCTGGTCCGGCGACCTCCCCAAGGCGATCGCCTGCGGCGCCGACGCCGTGATGATGGGCTCCCCGCTGGCCCGCGCCACCGATGCGCCGGGACGTGGCCACCACTGGGGCATGGAAGCGGTGCACGAGGACGTGCCGCGCGGCAAGCGGATGGACCTCGGGGCGGTCGGTACGACGGAGGAGGTGCTGCTGGGTCCGTCCACGGTCCCCGACGGCTCCATGAACTTCTTCGGTGCGCTGCGCCGCGCGATGGCGACGACCGGGTACTCGGAGCTGAAGGAATTCCAGCGCGTCGAGGTGACGGTGGCGCCGTCCCAGCACGACAACCGCTGA
- the groL gene encoding chaperonin GroEL (60 kDa chaperone family; promotes refolding of misfolded polypeptides especially under stressful conditions; forms two stacked rings of heptamers to form a barrel-shaped 14mer; ends can be capped by GroES; misfolded proteins enter the barrel where they are refolded when GroES binds): MAKILKFDEDARRALERGVNKLADTVKVTIGPKGRNVVIDKKFGAPTITNDGVTIAREVEVDDPYENLGAQLVKEVATKTNDIAGDGTTTATVLAQALVREGLRNVAAGASPAALKKGIDAAVKAVSDELLATARPIDDKSDIAAVAGLSAQDKQVGELIAEAMDKVGKDGVITVEESNTFGLELDFTEGMAFDKGYLSPYMVTDQERMEAVLEDPYILIHQGKISSIQDLLPLLEKVIQAGASKPLLIIAEDVEGEALSTLVVNKIRGTFNAVAVKAPGFGDRRKAMLGDMATLTGATVIAEEVGLKLDQAGLDVLGTARRVTVTKDDTTIVDGGGKSEDVTGRVAQIKAEIESTDSDWDREKLQERLAKLAGGVCVIRVGAATEVELKEKKHRLEDAISATRAAVEEGIVSGGGSALVHAAKVLEGSLGKEGDEATGVAVVRRAVVEPLRWIAENAGLEGYVITAKVAEQDKGNGFNAATGEYGDLVKAGVIDPVKVTRSALENAASIASLLLTTETLVVEKPAEEEPEAGHGHGHAH; encoded by the coding sequence ATGGCGAAGATCCTGAAGTTCGACGAGGACGCCCGTCGCGCCCTTGAGCGCGGCGTCAACAAGCTTGCCGACACCGTCAAGGTGACCATCGGCCCCAAGGGCCGCAACGTCGTCATCGACAAGAAGTTCGGCGCGCCGACCATCACCAACGACGGCGTCACCATCGCCCGTGAGGTCGAGGTCGACGACCCGTACGAGAACCTCGGCGCCCAGCTCGTCAAGGAGGTGGCGACCAAGACCAACGACATCGCGGGTGACGGCACCACCACCGCCACCGTGCTGGCCCAGGCGCTGGTCCGCGAGGGTCTGCGCAACGTCGCCGCCGGCGCCTCCCCCGCCGCCCTGAAGAAGGGCATCGACGCCGCCGTCAAGGCCGTCTCCGACGAGCTTCTCGCGACCGCCCGTCCGATCGACGACAAGTCCGACATCGCCGCCGTGGCCGGTCTGTCCGCGCAGGACAAGCAGGTCGGCGAGCTCATCGCCGAGGCGATGGACAAGGTCGGCAAGGACGGTGTCATCACCGTCGAGGAGTCCAACACCTTCGGTCTGGAGCTGGACTTCACCGAGGGCATGGCCTTCGACAAGGGCTACCTCTCGCCGTACATGGTCACCGACCAGGAGCGTATGGAGGCCGTCCTCGAGGACCCGTACATCCTGATCCACCAGGGCAAGATCTCCTCGATCCAGGACCTGCTGCCGCTGCTGGAGAAGGTCATCCAGGCCGGTGCCTCCAAGCCGCTGCTGATCATCGCCGAGGACGTCGAGGGCGAGGCCCTGTCGACCCTGGTCGTGAACAAGATCCGTGGCACCTTCAACGCCGTGGCCGTCAAGGCCCCCGGCTTCGGTGACCGCCGCAAGGCGATGCTCGGCGACATGGCCACCCTCACCGGTGCCACCGTCATCGCCGAAGAGGTCGGCCTCAAGCTCGACCAGGCCGGTCTGGACGTGCTCGGCACCGCCCGCCGGGTGACCGTCACCAAGGACGACACCACCATCGTCGACGGTGGCGGCAAGTCCGAGGACGTCACCGGCCGCGTGGCCCAGATCAAGGCCGAGATCGAGTCCACCGACTCGGACTGGGACCGCGAGAAGCTCCAGGAGCGCCTCGCCAAGCTCGCCGGTGGCGTCTGCGTCATCCGCGTGGGTGCGGCCACCGAGGTCGAGCTCAAGGAGAAGAAGCACCGTCTGGAGGACGCCATCTCCGCGACCCGCGCCGCGGTCGAGGAGGGCATCGTCTCCGGTGGTGGCTCCGCGCTGGTCCACGCCGCCAAGGTGCTGGAGGGCTCCCTCGGCAAGGAGGGCGACGAGGCCACCGGTGTCGCCGTCGTCCGCCGCGCCGTCGTCGAGCCGCTGCGCTGGATCGCGGAGAACGCCGGCCTCGAGGGCTACGTCATCACCGCGAAGGTCGCCGAGCAGGACAAGGGCAACGGCTTCAACGCCGCCACCGGCGAGTACGGCGACCTGGTCAAGGCCGGCGTCATCGACCCGGTCAAGGTCACCCGCTCCGCCCTGGAGAACGCCGCGTCGATCGCCTCGCTGCTGCTGACGACCGAGACCCTGGTCGTCGAGAAGCCCGCCGAGGAGGAGCCGGAGGCCGGTCACGGTCACGGCCACGCGCACTGA
- a CDS encoding SDR family NAD(P)-dependent oxidoreductase: MTTALITGATAGIGAAFARRLASDGHSVVLVARDEKRLHEQATELHDRHGIEAEVLSADLATEEGIAAVEARLSDPKHPVDLLVNNAGFGNKGEYLEVSMADELTMLKVHCEAVLRLTTAGVRGMRDRRRGAVVNVASVAAFVPRGTYGASKAWVVQFTQGAARDLAGSGVRLMALCPGFVRTEFHERAGMGTDNIPGWMWLDADKLVDAAMKDLTRGKSLSIPDPRYKALMGAVKLAPRGVLGGLTSRTGRKYGPR, encoded by the coding sequence ATGACGACTGCATTGATCACGGGAGCGACGGCGGGCATCGGGGCGGCGTTCGCCCGGCGGCTCGCGAGCGACGGCCACAGCGTGGTGCTGGTGGCCCGCGACGAGAAGCGACTGCACGAGCAGGCCACCGAGTTGCACGACCGGCACGGCATCGAGGCGGAGGTGCTGAGCGCCGATCTGGCCACCGAGGAGGGCATCGCGGCCGTCGAGGCCCGGCTCTCGGACCCCAAGCACCCGGTGGACCTGCTGGTGAACAACGCCGGTTTCGGCAACAAGGGCGAGTACCTCGAAGTCTCGATGGCCGACGAGCTGACGATGCTCAAGGTGCACTGTGAGGCGGTGCTGCGGCTGACCACCGCCGGGGTGCGCGGGATGCGGGACCGGCGGCGCGGCGCGGTGGTCAATGTGGCGTCGGTGGCGGCGTTCGTACCGCGGGGCACCTACGGCGCGAGCAAGGCCTGGGTCGTGCAGTTCACCCAGGGCGCGGCGCGCGATCTGGCGGGCAGCGGCGTGCGGTTGATGGCGCTGTGCCCGGGATTCGTACGGACCGAGTTCCACGAGCGCGCCGGGATGGGGACGGACAACATCCCCGGGTGGATGTGGCTGGACGCGGACAAGCTGGTCGACGCCGCGATGAAGGACCTGACGCGGGGGAAGTCGCTGTCCATTCCGGATCCGCGCTACAAGGCGCTCATGGGCGCGGTGAAGCTGGCGCCCCGTGGCGTGCTGGGGGGCCTGACGTCCCGTACCGGCCGTAAATACGGGCCCCGCTGA
- a CDS encoding sigma-70 family RNA polymerase sigma factor: MRDDGKQEIGDLVARAVEGDQRATHDLLAHVHPLALRYCRTRLSRLPGDARHFVEDLAQEVCVAVLCALPRYRDTGKPFEAFVFAIAGHKVADLQRAAMRHPGSTAVPSDEMPEQPDDSLGPEERALLSSDAEWAKKLLANLPENQRELVLLRVAVGLTAEETGQMLGMSPGAVRVAQHRALSRLRALAEQ, from the coding sequence ATGCGTGATGACGGGAAGCAGGAAATCGGCGATCTCGTCGCACGCGCCGTGGAGGGTGACCAGCGGGCCACCCACGATCTTCTGGCCCATGTGCACCCCCTCGCCCTGCGCTACTGCCGTACCCGACTGTCGCGGCTGCCGGGTGATGCCCGGCACTTCGTCGAGGATCTGGCGCAGGAAGTGTGTGTCGCGGTGCTCTGTGCGCTGCCGCGCTACCGCGACACCGGCAAGCCCTTCGAGGCTTTTGTCTTTGCCATCGCCGGCCACAAGGTCGCCGATCTCCAGCGGGCCGCCATGCGGCATCCGGGCAGCACTGCCGTGCCGTCCGACGAGATGCCCGAGCAGCCGGACGACTCCCTCGGTCCCGAGGAGCGGGCGCTGCTGAGCAGCGACGCCGAGTGGGCCAAGAAGCTGCTGGCGAATCTTCCGGAGAACCAGCGTGAGCTGGTGCTGCTGCGGGTCGCCGTCGGGCTGACCGCCGAGGAGACCGGGCAGATGCTGGGGATGTCGCCCGGTGCGGTGCGGGTGGCCCAGCACCGTGCGCTGAGCAGGCTGCGGGCACTGGCCGAGCAGTAG
- a CDS encoding response regulator transcription factor, translated as MTSVLVCDDSPLAREALRRAVATVPGVERVTTAANGEEVLRRWGADRSDLILMDVRMPGLGGVETVRRLLSADPGARIIMLTVAEDLDGVALAVAAGARGYLHKDASRAELRATVTQALADPTWRLAPRRLRSAEMGAAPTLTAREIQVLEGMSHGRSNAEIGRELFLSEDTVKTHARRLFKKLGASDRAHAVALGFRWGLVR; from the coding sequence ATGACATCCGTCCTCGTCTGCGACGACTCCCCGCTTGCCCGAGAGGCGCTCCGTCGGGCGGTTGCGACCGTGCCCGGCGTCGAGCGTGTGACGACCGCGGCCAACGGCGAGGAAGTCCTCCGCCGCTGGGGCGCCGATCGTTCGGATCTGATTTTGATGGACGTACGGATGCCCGGTCTCGGCGGTGTCGAGACCGTGCGCCGGCTGCTGTCCGCGGACCCGGGCGCCCGGATCATCATGCTCACGGTGGCCGAGGACCTGGACGGGGTCGCGCTCGCGGTCGCCGCCGGCGCCCGCGGCTATCTGCACAAGGACGCCTCGCGCGCCGAGCTGCGGGCGACGGTGACCCAGGCGCTCGCGGATCCGACGTGGCGGCTCGCCCCACGCCGGCTGCGGTCCGCCGAGATGGGTGCCGCGCCGACGCTCACCGCGCGGGAGATCCAGGTGCTGGAGGGCATGAGTCACGGCCGCTCGAACGCCGAGATCGGCCGTGAGCTGTTCCTCTCGGAGGACACGGTCAAGACCCACGCCCGGCGCCTTTTCAAGAAACTCGGCGCCTCGGACCGGGCGCATGCGGTGGCCCTGGGCTTCCGCTGGGGACTGGTCCGCTAA
- a CDS encoding hydroxyacid dehydrogenase, whose protein sequence is MHPTSDSPPGPAETPPVRPGLLLSMGPGVAGRLLAARHHTRLAALARTDPHLVAHDLADPTPEVAAALAGAEVLLTCWGAPPLTDRVLAAAPRLRAVVHAAGSVKHHLTDACWDRGIAVSSAAAANALPVAEYTLAAILFANKRVLHAAHRYRGLRAPHDWPGELAGAGNYRRTVGVIGASRIGRRVIELLRPFDLRVLLYDPYVEAAEATRLGAAPVPLDALCADSDIVTVHAPQLPATRHLLGARQLALMPDGATLVNTARGALVDEAALLPELVTGRLHAVLDVTEPDLPRPGSPLYDLPNVLLTPHVAGSLGTELHRLADHALDELERYGQGRPFLAPVRREELHHSA, encoded by the coding sequence ATGCACCCCACCTCTGACAGTCCCCCAGGACCTGCGGAAACGCCACCGGTCCGGCCCGGTCTGCTGCTGTCGATGGGGCCGGGCGTGGCCGGCCGGCTCCTCGCCGCCCGCCACCACACCCGCCTCGCGGCGCTGGCCCGTACGGACCCGCACCTGGTCGCCCACGATCTGGCCGACCCCACCCCCGAGGTCGCCGCCGCCCTCGCCGGCGCCGAGGTGCTGCTCACCTGCTGGGGCGCGCCACCGCTCACCGACCGGGTGCTGGCCGCGGCCCCCCGGCTGCGGGCCGTCGTGCACGCCGCCGGATCGGTCAAGCACCACCTCACCGACGCCTGCTGGGACCGCGGTATCGCCGTCAGTTCGGCCGCCGCCGCCAACGCCCTCCCGGTCGCCGAATACACCCTCGCCGCGATCCTCTTCGCCAACAAGCGCGTGCTGCACGCCGCCCACCGCTACCGCGGTCTGCGCGCGCCCCACGACTGGCCGGGCGAACTCGCCGGGGCGGGCAACTACCGCCGCACCGTCGGCGTCATCGGCGCCTCCCGCATCGGCCGCCGCGTCATCGAGCTGCTGCGCCCGTTCGACCTGCGCGTTCTGCTGTACGACCCGTATGTGGAGGCCGCCGAGGCCACCCGGCTGGGCGCGGCCCCGGTTCCGCTCGACGCGCTCTGCGCCGACAGCGACATCGTCACCGTGCACGCCCCGCAGCTGCCCGCCACCCGCCATCTGCTCGGCGCCCGGCAGCTGGCCCTGATGCCGGACGGCGCGACCCTGGTCAACACCGCCCGCGGCGCACTGGTCGACGAGGCGGCCCTGCTGCCCGAGCTGGTCACCGGCCGGCTGCACGCGGTCCTCGACGTCACCGAGCCCGACCTCCCGCGCCCCGGCTCGCCGTTGTACGACCTGCCGAACGTGCTGCTGACCCCGCATGTGGCGGGTTCGCTGGGCACCGAGCTCCACCGCCTGGCCGACCACGCCCTCGACGAACTCGAACGCTACGGCCAAGGCCGCCCGTTCCTCGCCCCCGTACGGCGGGAGGAGCTGCACCACTCGGCGTGA
- a CDS encoding MOSC domain-containing protein, with the protein MKLLSVNMGRPTPCRHTTAEGGTGIDKRPVDGPVAVAAPGPKGVGGSGLAGDAVVDLRHHGGDDQAVYAYAREDLDAWQRELGRELANGVFGENLTTWGVEVTGARIGECWRVGPRLLLEVTSPRIPCRTFHAWLGERGWIRRFTQAAVPGAYLRVIEPGEIRAGDAVEVVHRPAHEVTIGLMFQALTTRRELLPRLLEADAALPEEARQKARKYAERAAV; encoded by the coding sequence ATGAAGCTGCTGAGCGTGAATATGGGGCGGCCGACCCCGTGCCGGCACACCACCGCGGAGGGCGGTACGGGGATCGACAAGCGGCCCGTGGACGGGCCGGTGGCGGTGGCCGCGCCCGGCCCCAAGGGCGTCGGGGGCAGCGGGCTGGCCGGGGACGCGGTGGTCGACCTGCGCCATCACGGCGGCGACGACCAGGCCGTTTACGCCTACGCCCGGGAGGATCTGGACGCCTGGCAGCGGGAGCTGGGCCGCGAGCTGGCCAATGGGGTCTTCGGCGAGAACCTCACCACGTGGGGCGTCGAGGTCACCGGCGCCCGTATCGGCGAGTGCTGGCGGGTGGGTCCGCGGCTGCTGCTGGAGGTGACCTCACCGCGGATTCCGTGCCGGACGTTCCACGCGTGGCTCGGCGAACGCGGCTGGATCAGGCGGTTCACCCAGGCCGCGGTGCCCGGCGCGTATCTGCGGGTGATCGAGCCGGGCGAGATCCGGGCCGGGGACGCCGTCGAGGTGGTGCACCGGCCGGCTCACGAGGTGACGATCGGGCTGATGTTCCAGGCCCTGACGACCCGGCGGGAGCTGCTGCCGCGGCTGCTGGAGGCAGATGCGGCGCTGCCGGAGGAGGCGCGGCAGAAGGCGCGGAAGTATGCGGAGCGGGCGGCGGTTTGA